A region of Blastocatellia bacterium DNA encodes the following proteins:
- a CDS encoding MaoC family dehydratase: MATRTINGIEELKTLVGEEIGASDWFEVTQARINAFADATEDHQWIHIDAERAKTDSPFGGTIAHGFLTLSLLPHLAAQAYRVQGSIKMGINYGLNRLRFVSPVPSGSRVRARFTLQAVEDVAGGAQLTVAVTVEIEGGQKPALVAEWLTRYYL, encoded by the coding sequence ATGGCAACGCGAACTATCAACGGCATTGAAGAATTAAAGACGCTCGTCGGCGAAGAGATCGGCGCGAGCGACTGGTTCGAAGTGACGCAGGCGCGCATCAACGCTTTTGCCGACGCCACCGAAGATCATCAGTGGATTCACATCGACGCCGAGCGCGCCAAAACCGACTCGCCATTCGGCGGCACCATCGCGCACGGCTTCCTGACGCTGTCGCTGTTACCGCACCTGGCGGCGCAAGCCTACCGCGTGCAGGGCAGTATCAAGATGGGGATCAACTATGGCTTGAACCGCCTGCGCTTCGTTTCGCCTGTGCCTTCGGGGTCACGCGTCCGCGCGCGCTTCACCTTGCAGGCGGTCGAAGACGTCGCGGGCGGCGCCCAGCTTACGGTCGCCGTCACGGTCGAGATCGAAGGCGGCCAGAAACCGGCGCTGGTCGCTGAGTGGCTGACGCGCTACTACCTGTAA